One window of Quercus robur chromosome 5, dhQueRobu3.1, whole genome shotgun sequence genomic DNA carries:
- the LOC126726347 gene encoding integrin-linked protein kinase 1 — protein METRAAVRFTLGKQSSMAPGRHDSTAAAAVEETDDVERPMDPEVRLMYSANEGDLDGIRELLDSGVNVNFKDTDGRTALHVAACNGLTDVVSLLLDRGSELDPSDCWGSTPLADATYYKKHDVIKLLEKRGAKPLMAPMHVRHPREVPEYEIDPKEIDFTDSVEITKGTFHLALWRGIQVAVKRLEEELISDEEKVKSFRDELALLQKIRHPNVVQFLGAVTQSSPMMIVTEYLPKGDLRAFLKKKGALKPITAVRFALDIARGMNYLHENKPPIIHRDLEPSNILRDDSGHLKVADFGVSKLMTVKEDRPLTCQETSCRYIAPEVYKNEEYDTKVDVFSFALILQEMIEGCPPFSAKQENEVPKVYAAKERPPFNSPAKHYAHGLKELIEECWSEKPAKRPTFRQVLTRLESIHNSFAHKRRWKVRPLRCFQNLEAMLKKDHSNGRSRSRSSRSTAESI, from the exons atggaAACGAGAGCGGCGGTGAGATTCACATTGGGGAAGCAGTCGTCGATGGCGCCTGGGAGGCACGACTCCacggcggcggcggcggtggAGGAGACTGATGACGTGGAGAGACCAATGGATCCAGAAGTGAGGCTGATGTACTCGGCGAACGAAGGCGACCTGGACGGGATCAGAGAGCTATTGGATTCCGGCGTCAACGTCAACTTCAAGGACACCGACGGCCGCACGGCCCTCCACGTCGCAGCCTGCAATGGACTCACCGACGTCGTTTCGCTCTTGCTTGACCGTGGCTCTGAACTCGATCCCAGTGATTGCTGGGGCAGCACA CCTCTTGCAGATGCTACGTATTACAAAAAGCACGATGTGATTAAGCTTTTGGAGAAGCGTGGTGCTAAGCCACTC ATGGCACCAATGCACGTTAGACATCCCCGTGAAGTTCCCGAATATGAAATCGATCCCAAGGAAATTGATTTTACCGATAGTGTCGAAATTACCAAG GGAACCTTCCATTTAGCATTGTGGCGTGGCATACAGGTCGCTGTCAAAAGGCTTGAAGAGGAACTGATTAGTGATGAGGAAAAAGT GAAGTCATTCAGGGATGAGCTTGCATTGCTTCAAAAGATACGACATCCAAATGTAGTGCAATTTCTGGGTGCTGTCACTCAAAGTAGTCCAATGATGATTGTGACGGAATATCTGCccaag GGAGATCTTCGAGCattcttgaagaaaaaaggGGCTTTAAAGCCAATAACAGCCGTGAGATTTGCACTTGATATTGCAag GGGAATGAATTATTTGCATGAGAATAAGCCACCAATAATTCACCGTGATCTTGAGCCTTC AAATATATTGCGGGATGATTCTGGGCACCTCAAAGTTGCTGACTTTGGAGTTAGCAAGTTGATGACAGTTAAAGAAGATAGGCCTCTTACTTGTCAAGAAACTTCTT GCCGATACATTGCTCCAGAGGTTTACAAAAATGAAGAATACGATACCAAAGTGGATGTATTCtcatttgctttaattttgCAAGAG ATGATTGAAGGCTGTCCACCTTTTTCTGCCaaacaagaaaatgaagttCCTAAAGTATATGCTGCAAAAGAGCGTCCTCCTTTCAATTCTCCAGCAAAGCATTATGCACATGGACTTAAAGA GTTAATTGAGGAGTGCTGGAGTGAGAAGCCAGCTAAAAGACCAACATTTCGACAAGTCTTAACAAGGCTGGAGTCCATACACAACAGTTTTGCTCATAAAAGGCGTTGGAAG GTTAGACCGTTGAGATGCTTTCAAAACCTGGAGGCCATGTTAAAAAAAGATCATTCCAATGGACGCAGCCGAAGCCGTTCATCTCGTTCTACTGCTGAGAGCATATGA